One stretch of Equus przewalskii isolate Varuska chromosome 9, EquPr2, whole genome shotgun sequence DNA includes these proteins:
- the SNRPA gene encoding U1 small nuclear ribonucleoprotein A: MAVPETRPNHTIYINNLNEKIKKDELKKSLYAIFSQFGQILDILVSRSLKMRGQAFVIFKEVSSATNALRSMQGFPFYDKPMRIQYAKTDSDIIAKMKGTFVERDRKREKRKPKSQETPAAKKAVQGGAAAPVVGAVQGPVPGMPPMTQAPRIMHHMPGQPPYMPPPGMIPPPGLAPGQIPPGAMPPQQLMPGQMPPAQPLSENPPNHILFLTNLPEETNELMLSMLFNQFPGFKEVRLVPGRHDIAFVEFDNEVQAGAARDALQGFKITQNNAMKISFAKK; the protein is encoded by the exons ATGGCAGTTCCCGAGACCCGCCCCAACCACACTATTTATATCAACAACCTCAACGAGAAGATCAAGAAGGATG AGCTGAAGAAGTCCCTGTACGCCATCTTCTCCCAGTTTGGCCAGATCCTGGATATCCTGGTGTCTCGGAGCCTGAAGATGAGGGGCCAGGCTTTTGTCATCTTCAAGGAGGTCAGCAGCGCCACCAACGCCCTGCGCTCCATGCAAGGTTTCCCCTTCTACGACAAGCCCATG CGCATCCAGTACGCCAAGACCGACTCGGACATCATTGCCAAGATGAAGGGCACCTTTGTGGAGCGGGACCGCAAGCGGGAGAAGAGGAAGCCCAAGAGCCAGGAGACCCCAGCTGCCAAGAAGGCCGTGCAGGGTGGGGCAGCTGCCCCCGTGGTGGGCGCTGTCCAGGGGCCTGTCCCG GGCATGCCGCCCATGACTCAGGCGCCCCGCATCATGCACCACATGCCGGGCCAGCCTCCCTACATGCCGCCGCCTGGCATGATCCCACCACCAGGCCTGGCACCCGGCCAGATCCCACCGGGTGCCATGCCCCCGCAGCAGCTTATGCCGGGGCAGATGCCGCCTGCCCAGCCT CTTTCCGAAAATCCACCAAACCACATCTTGTTCCTCACCAACCTGCCGGAGGAGACCAACGAGCTCATGCTGTCCATGCTTTTCAACCA GTTCCCTGGCTTCAAAGAGGTCCGGCTGGTCCCCGGGCGGCACGACATCGCCTTCGTGGAGTTTGACAATGAGGTGCAGGCAGGGGCCGCTCGTGACGCCCTGCAGGGCTTTAAGATCACCCAGAACAACGCCATGAAGATCTCCTTTGCCAAGAAGTAG
- the MIA gene encoding melanoma-derived growth regulatory protein, producing MAWSPVFLGVIILLSAFPGPSVGGPMPKLADRKLCADEECSHPISMAVALQDYMAPDCRFLTIHRGQVVYVYSKLKGRGRLFWGGSVQGDYYGDLAARLGYFPSSIVREESTLKPGKIEVKTDKWDFYCQ from the exons ATGGCTTGGTCTCCGGTATTCCTCGGTGTCATCATCTTGCTGTCTGCCTTCCCAGGGCCTAGTGTCGGAGGCCCCATGCCCAAACTGGCTGATCGGAAGCTGTGTGCTGATGAGGAATGCAGCC ACCCCATCTCCATGGCTGTGGCCCTTCAGGACTACATGGCCCCCGACTGCCGTTTCCTGACCATACACAGGGGCCAAGTCGTGTATGTCTACTCCAAGCTGAAGGGCCGAGGGCGGCTCTTCTGGGGAGGCAGC GTTCAGGGAGATTACTATGGAGACCTGGCTGCTCGCCTGGGCTATTTCCCCAGTAGCATTGTACGCGAGGAGTCCACTCTGAAACCTGGCAAAATCGAAGTGAAGACAGAT AAATGGGATTTCTACTGCCAGTGA
- the RAB4B gene encoding ras-related protein Rab-4B isoform X1: MSKTQIAEQRFSWQIICKGRRRLTCVYPPPIFILLAFEVRNRVRQLKILSSSRLCQSCPWPLLCIRIPAPVCSYPIRSRTPDQIRFSARRSILCTAPSHFLRQSLALVPPLSARPLSHRQSAPFVPPPGRRVPQSLPWRSVARYPATLAGRAGGGWRRKWRRRAPGVGRSPGCSRSGAAASRGAGAAAAPYCGPQRPRPSHGRDLRQTGLQPHDRRGVWIPGGQRGWEDCEAADLGHSWPGAISRGAVSGQTPASGVTGSPWPHRSVTRSYYRGAAGALLVYDITSRETYNSLAAWLTDARTLASPNIVVILCGNKKDLDPEREVTFLEASRFAQENELMFLETSALTGENVEEAFLKCARTILNKIDSGELDPERMGSGIQYGDASLRQLRQPRSAQAVAPQPCGC, translated from the exons ATGAGCAAGACACAAATCGCAGAGCAGAGGTTTTCTTGGCAGATTATCTGCAAAGGGAGGCGGAGGTTAACTTGCGTGTATCCCCCCccaattttcattcttcttgcCTTTGAGGTCAGAAACCGCGTTCGCCAGCTCAAaatcctctcctcttccaggctCTGTCAATCCTGCCCGTGGCCTCTTCTTTGCATCCGTATCCCCGCCCCAGTCTGCTCCTACCCAATCCGGAGTCGGACTCCTGACCAAATCCGTTTCTCTGCTCGGCGGAGCATCCTCTGCACCGCCCCTTCCCACTTCCTCCGCCAATCACTCGCTTTGGTCCCGCCCCTCTCGGCTCGTCCCCTCTCACACCGCCAATCCGCGCCTTTCGTCCCGCCCCCCGGACGCCGAGTCCCCCAatccctgccctggaggagcgTGGCCCGGTATCCCGCAACCCTAGCGGGTCGCGCCGGAGGGGGGTGGAGGCGGAAGTGGCGGCGCCGGGCCCCGGGAGTAGGAAGGAGCCCGGGCTGCAGCCGGAGTGGAGCGGCTGCCAGCCGAGGAGCAGGCGCGGCCGCGGCGCCATATTGTGGCCCCCAGCGGCCGCGACCGAGTCATGGCCGAGACCTACG tcAAACAGGACTCCAACCACACGATCGGCGTggagtttggatcccgggtggtCAACGTGGGTGGGAAGACTGTGAAGCTGCAGATTTGGGACACAGCTGGCCAGGAGCGATTTCG AGGGGGGCAGTCTCGGGGCAGACCCCAGCCTCAGGGGTGACTGGGTCCCCCTGGCCCCACAGGTCGGTGACGCGGAGTTACTACCGAGGGGCGGCTGGAGCCCTGCTGGTGTACGACATCACCAG cCGGGAGACTTACAACTCGCTGGCTGCCTGGCTGACGGACGCCCGCACGCTGGCCAGCCCCAACATCGTGGTCATCCTCTGTGGCAACAAGAAGGACCTGGACCCGGAGCGTGAGGTCACCTTCCTGGAGGCCTCCCGCTTTGCCCAGGAGAACG AGCTGATGTTCCTGGAAACCAGCGCTCTCACCGGTGAGAACGTGGAGGAGGCTTTCCTGAAGTGTGCTCGCACCATCCTGAACAAGATCGACTCAG GCGAGCTCGACCCCGAGAGGATGGGCTCAGGCATTCAGTACGGGGACGCCTCCCTTCGCCAGCTGCGGCAGCCTCGGAGCGCCCAGGCCGTGGCCCCTCAGCCCTGTGGCTGCTGA
- the RAB4B gene encoding ras-related protein Rab-4B isoform X3: MAETYDFLFKFLVIGSAGTGKSCLLHQFIENKFKQDSNHTIGVEFGSRVVNVGGKTVKLQIWDTAGQERFRSVTRSYYRGAAGALLVYDITSRETYNSLAAWLTDARTLASPNIVVILCGNKKDLDPEREVTFLEASRFAQENELMFLETSALTGENVEEAFLKCARTILNKIDSGELDPERMGSGIQYGDASLRQLRQPRSAQAVAPQPCGC, from the exons ATGGCCGAGACCTACG ACTTCCTCTTCAAATTCCTGGTGATTGGCAGTGCAGGAACTGGCAAATCATGTCTCCTTCATCAGTTCATTGAGAATAAGT tcAAACAGGACTCCAACCACACGATCGGCGTggagtttggatcccgggtggtCAACGTGGGTGGGAAGACTGTGAAGCTGCAGATTTGGGACACAGCTGGCCAGGAGCGATTTCG GTCGGTGACGCGGAGTTACTACCGAGGGGCGGCTGGAGCCCTGCTGGTGTACGACATCACCAG cCGGGAGACTTACAACTCGCTGGCTGCCTGGCTGACGGACGCCCGCACGCTGGCCAGCCCCAACATCGTGGTCATCCTCTGTGGCAACAAGAAGGACCTGGACCCGGAGCGTGAGGTCACCTTCCTGGAGGCCTCCCGCTTTGCCCAGGAGAACG AGCTGATGTTCCTGGAAACCAGCGCTCTCACCGGTGAGAACGTGGAGGAGGCTTTCCTGAAGTGTGCTCGCACCATCCTGAACAAGATCGACTCAG GCGAGCTCGACCCCGAGAGGATGGGCTCAGGCATTCAGTACGGGGACGCCTCCCTTCGCCAGCTGCGGCAGCCTCGGAGCGCCCAGGCCGTGGCCCCTCAGCCCTGTGGCTGCTGA
- the RAB4B gene encoding ras-related protein Rab-4B isoform X4, protein MAETYVKQDSNHTIGVEFGSRVVNVGGKTVKLQIWDTAGQERFRSVTRSYYRGAAGALLVYDITSRETYNSLAAWLTDARTLASPNIVVILCGNKKDLDPEREVTFLEASRFAQENELMFLETSALTGENVEEAFLKCARTILNKIDSGELDPERMGSGIQYGDASLRQLRQPRSAQAVAPQPCGC, encoded by the exons ATGGCCGAGACCTACG tcAAACAGGACTCCAACCACACGATCGGCGTggagtttggatcccgggtggtCAACGTGGGTGGGAAGACTGTGAAGCTGCAGATTTGGGACACAGCTGGCCAGGAGCGATTTCG GTCGGTGACGCGGAGTTACTACCGAGGGGCGGCTGGAGCCCTGCTGGTGTACGACATCACCAG cCGGGAGACTTACAACTCGCTGGCTGCCTGGCTGACGGACGCCCGCACGCTGGCCAGCCCCAACATCGTGGTCATCCTCTGTGGCAACAAGAAGGACCTGGACCCGGAGCGTGAGGTCACCTTCCTGGAGGCCTCCCGCTTTGCCCAGGAGAACG AGCTGATGTTCCTGGAAACCAGCGCTCTCACCGGTGAGAACGTGGAGGAGGCTTTCCTGAAGTGTGCTCGCACCATCCTGAACAAGATCGACTCAG GCGAGCTCGACCCCGAGAGGATGGGCTCAGGCATTCAGTACGGGGACGCCTCCCTTCGCCAGCTGCGGCAGCCTCGGAGCGCCCAGGCCGTGGCCCCTCAGCCCTGTGGCTGCTGA
- the RAB4B gene encoding ras-related protein Rab-4B isoform X2 — MLWTLDCSGLRDFLFKFLVIGSAGTGKSCLLHQFIENKFKQDSNHTIGVEFGSRVVNVGGKTVKLQIWDTAGQERFRSVTRSYYRGAAGALLVYDITSRETYNSLAAWLTDARTLASPNIVVILCGNKKDLDPEREVTFLEASRFAQENELMFLETSALTGENVEEAFLKCARTILNKIDSGELDPERMGSGIQYGDASLRQLRQPRSAQAVAPQPCGC, encoded by the exons ATGCTCTGGACCCTGGACTGCTCTGGTTTGAGAG ACTTCCTCTTCAAATTCCTGGTGATTGGCAGTGCAGGAACTGGCAAATCATGTCTCCTTCATCAGTTCATTGAGAATAAGT tcAAACAGGACTCCAACCACACGATCGGCGTggagtttggatcccgggtggtCAACGTGGGTGGGAAGACTGTGAAGCTGCAGATTTGGGACACAGCTGGCCAGGAGCGATTTCG GTCGGTGACGCGGAGTTACTACCGAGGGGCGGCTGGAGCCCTGCTGGTGTACGACATCACCAG cCGGGAGACTTACAACTCGCTGGCTGCCTGGCTGACGGACGCCCGCACGCTGGCCAGCCCCAACATCGTGGTCATCCTCTGTGGCAACAAGAAGGACCTGGACCCGGAGCGTGAGGTCACCTTCCTGGAGGCCTCCCGCTTTGCCCAGGAGAACG AGCTGATGTTCCTGGAAACCAGCGCTCTCACCGGTGAGAACGTGGAGGAGGCTTTCCTGAAGTGTGCTCGCACCATCCTGAACAAGATCGACTCAG GCGAGCTCGACCCCGAGAGGATGGGCTCAGGCATTCAGTACGGGGACGCCTCCCTTCGCCAGCTGCGGCAGCCTCGGAGCGCCCAGGCCGTGGCCCCTCAGCCCTGTGGCTGCTGA